Part of the Triticum aestivum cultivar Chinese Spring chromosome 4D, IWGSC CS RefSeq v2.1, whole genome shotgun sequence genome is shown below.
gtacaaggccttacagACTCTTCTCAGCTAatcccccaccaccacacacacataCTAATCTCATCCTCTTAACTACAATTCTGTAGATTTCCCCTTAAATGTACCAAAGCTCTCTAAAAAGGTTACAAAGACTTCTGCCAAATTTGCCCGATTTTGAATTTCATGTATTGAACTTTGTCTTCTGAAATACATATATTTTCATGAACGGTGGAgcatgtttcaaaaatatttgcaaACAAACAAAAGATTAAACCATCTGAAAAAAGAGTTGGAATATTTGATCTGATATCCACACCAATACACTTTTGTATTGTGAATCAAATATCATTAACTACTGTTGGAGAAAAAAAAATCTTCATGAAAGGTAAGAAGAAATCCCAAAAACTAGTGACTCGTTCTTTTTGTCTTGTGAcatattatatactccctccgtcccaaaataagtgtctcaatatTTGTATGCATTTCGTGTTCTATTTTTTCCATTTAAAAGTACAGTACAAGTTTTGAGAGAACCAGATCATTTTGTTCCAGAGCTTTTATTCAACTCTAACCTGCTCAAGCCAAATTTATTTACAGCATCATTAAGCCAGCTTTCCTAAGAGCGATGACATATTTGCCATTGGATTTGGATGGAATTCAATTACCCAATTGTCAGTCCTCCTTACAATGTGATCTTGATTACACTACCAAATAACCTAGCCCTACTCACCTAACGAGTACAATCTctgaacacccatagttcacaagAACTCCTCTTCCAAGAGCTCACTTCACCAGACCAGTAGAGTTTGATGCTATGCTATGAGATCATGCTTGGACACTTGGCATCCAGAAACTCCTTGAGCGTGCGCGCGCCCTTCTGGCTGCCCATCAGCTCCGCCAGCCTCTCTACCGGTAGCAGCGCGAGCTCCGCCAGGCTATTGCATCCGTCCATTACCGCTCTGTAGTTGGAGTCCGTCACGCCAGGGAGCCTTCTCAGGAACTCGATCGCGGATGTGTTGTAGTTCTCGGCCCTGAAAACGCAAATTTTTACCATTAACCATAACATATCATCAATAGTAACTATAATATCTGATTTGCCACATCCAGATACACAAGTTAGTTTTACCTCACGTCGTCTTCCACGACCCCATCCTCCGACGGCACGCCCACCCTCATCGCCTTGTTCTCATCAGGTTCATCCTGGTTTGATTTCAGCGACATGAATATATCCGCTGTAGCGTGCAGGCTGCGGGACCACACGATGCGAAGCCGGGGGAAATGCAGGACTAGCAGTGACAGCTTCGAGATTATGTTTGTCGGAGACACGTCATCCCCAACTTCGCTTGCAGACTACAAGAAAATGAGCACACCAGTAGTAAGCAGACCATCAGGTGAAACCAACAATGAATACTGGACTTTGTTTCCCATGGAAATGAATTATGATTTGCTCATACAAATAGGACAACCCTTTGTGGAGACCATCTGAATATGACAAATTAGCATGAAAAATACCTGAAAGGAGAAGCTCTTATCTTGCGAGAACTCTATCAGAAGCACTGGGATCTTGTAATACCTAATCATGGTTTCAACTTGGTTGTAGAGACGACCAGAAGCAAAGCTTTGGTACAAGTCTGCGATACTTTTTCTTTCAACACATATCAAGGGAGAAAGAACAtagtcgccaacttccagggtcaCCGGAATGATCCGAATACCCTTCTGGTGCAGTACATTGGGAAGACTGCTCATGAACTCCCGCATGTCTACAATAACCTGGAAGAATACAGAGCTAAAATTTTAGGAATTCAGCCAGTAAAAACACGACATATGGTTCCTTCATCAAAATCAAAATAGGGATCAGTAGTGTCACCTGCATATCCTTCCCTGTTGGCTTTCTACCACCTGCCTTTCTTGTCAGTGAATTCTGAGACAAAAGAGGCTCCGGTTCATTTGCCGGAGTTGGTCCAATGCAACGGCCACTCTGAAGAGAAATAAGACAGACGTGTCATGTACTGGCAGAAGAGTATGAAACTTCCATAAAGTCTAAGCCAGCATTTTCTGCCCATGCAAAGGTGGTTAGAAGTTAAAATAAACATCATATCTACTTGATTAAACCGTAGGAGACATTTCATCAAACCATTATACAGCATCATTCACATGGTAAAAGGCCAAGCAGAAGTTACTACTAGGGTACACAATCTTCTATTGATGGAGAGATTCAACTGAAACACCACCTGATCAACAGGTATCATCATCAGGGACTTCTGTCTGATCAACGATTCAAATGCTTCATTTTCCCGGCGGATGCTGGACTCGAACTTTTGCACCTCAGAAGATTCCTCATAAAAAAGAAAGTAAACTCTCAACTTCTTTGATGGGTTTTCTGCCTTGTAAACCTCAATTTCTCTGACAAAGGTCATGTCTGGATGATAGACAATAATTACAGATGGTTTCCATATGTCTAGTACATGTTGATCACTGTCTAGGGCATAAAACTGCACAGGAGGTAGCATTTTGGCATCAATCAAGTCTTCAGCATTGTCAGGGGTGGAGGCTGGAGCAGGAGCATCTTCGGCAGACACCTTAGAGACATTAATGTCAGACTGTTCATCTGTTTTGCCTGATGCTTCCACATCAGTACCTTGGCAGCTATCATTTTCTGTAGTACTTCTATTTTTCCTTTTACTGGCTTGTCTCTTTGTCAGGGTTTTCTTTGGCACCCTCTTTCCTTTTCCCTTTACAGAACCTTTCTTGCCGCAGCTGGGAACTGAATCCTCCTTGGCATCTGCTTCCTTAGTTAAATTACTTATACCAGAGGCGGCAGCAAGTAAGGCATTAGTCTCAAGCTTGCTAATGCTTACTGGCCCTGCATTCTCGTTCTCATTAGACCCTGTAGGAAATTCCCCATCCAGGATACCAAACCCTTTTGGTTGCTGAGatcgtttcttcttctttttatgtaATCCAAACAGCTCGGCTTTCCCAAGCAAGTACTTCTCCCACTCTTCTCGCATAACCTTGTTAAAACAAGTTAAAGTGTCATGAAGGGTTCACATGGTTAACCTGATAAGTTTTAGCTAGTAAGAAAGAAGCTTGCATTTAAGAAGAAATAGATACACATCTGCACAAAGGCAATGAAAATTAAATAGCAACTGTGCTACTAGATTGATCTGACTGCATTCAAGACACACTGCAGTTACCTGCTGGGGACTTCTCGATATGCATTCCTGCAGCTGCAAGCATGAGCGCTCATCTTTGCATGCTACTAAGACTATGCCACATTCATTATTTTCATCTTCATGTACGACACCATCTCCCTTTCTCTGTTCTTCGGCTATCTCTTGCAACAGTTCCTGCAAAGATGTGTGTAGGATATCAGGTAAAAACATTTGTAATAGAGGTAAAGAGTGCCTAGATGATAAATAATCTACTTGAACTATGTAGTAAGTAGGGAGTTTAAAATATAAAGGAGTTTTCTTCTGAGTGCTGCTTGAAAGAAAACTGAGAAACAAGAACGGAACCTCTCACCCGTAATACTTTCCATTTTGGTGCTTCCTCCAGAACCTCCTCCAGTAGATAGGAAGCCTCTGCATTTACCTTCTGAGCGTCATCCTTGTTAGGAGCAGAATCCTCATTTTCTGCAGGGCATAGACCATCTGTTATACTAAATGTTTTCTttagaatggaaaacagagtataTGAATGGAAACCAAGGGACTAATAATCGCTACCAGTTTCTTTTCCTTTCTTGCTACTACTGGGTGTCACCTTCCTCTTCTTCGTTGGCGTGCCCTTGGCAATTGAAACCCTTGTGCCATCCGGTCTCACAATCTGGTAAACACGCCTTTTTGCAAGCTCAAATATCTTGTGGCTTGATTCAGCCAACATCCAAACCGATCGAACGCCTTCAGACACTCTCAGAGTGTCCAGATACTTCAAGTATGTCACGGCATCATACCTAGCCATCATCTAAAGAGCATAAAGAGGATGCCTGACTATCCATTGGTGTGCACAATTTATGGTGTAGACCAAACAAAAAATGGCGGTACGGTGAGGGTGGATTACTACCTGCCAAGGTAATCGAGCAGTTTCCGAAGCGTCCTGAGGTCGGCGACGAGCTGCTTGGTCTTCTTGCCGAGGGTGTGCCAGATGGGGTCGAGCTGCCTCCTGACAATCTCGTCGAAGGACTTGAAGAGGCCCTTGTCAATGGTGAGGTCCTCGACATCGACCTTGTAGGTCCGCCGGAGCTCCTTGAGGCAGGCGTCCATGGCGTCGAGGATGGCGGCCTGGATGCCGACCATGGGGTGCGTCATGGGGACGCGGACGTCGACGACCTCCGGCGGGGAGCgctcgaggtcggcggcggcgaggacgTGGAAGCGCGGCCAGAGGTGGAGGCGGCGGATGTAGAGGCTCTTCATGGTGCGCTCGGCCTTGGCGAAGCCGGCGACCATGGCGTGGGGGCGGTCGGAGAAGGCGTAGACGGGGAGGAGGCGGTGCTGGCGCAGGAGGCGGGCGATGAAGGCGTCGGCGGAGGTGTCGGAGGAGCGGTGCGCGGCGAGGAGGAGCAGGGCCTGGACGCGGGACGGGAGGAGGTGGGCGGTGAGGAGGtcggcggcgagcacgcgcggggtGAGGAAGAGCGCCGCGCCCTCCCCGGAGGAGTAGAGcgcgcggcggtgggcggcggggaCGTCGGAGGCCACGTCGTGGACCTGCAGGAGCTGGGATTCGACGAGCCGGCGCCGGATTTGGTCCTTGAGGGCGTCCGGGGCGGAGAGGATGAGGAAGcatccgccgcccccgccgccggagGAGGATGTGgattggtggtggaggtggaggagcgtGGCGGCGAGGGAGGCGAGCGGGATGCCGGAGGAGACCACCAGCAGCCCTCCGTTGGGGTCCTCCAGGAGGTCCGCCACCGCCTGCTCCTCGAACGGCAGcatcgacggcgacggcggcggcggcggcgagctggtTCCGTTCGTCTACTATTGACCGCCTCTCTACTTCCCCTTCCACGGCgactccccccttccttcccctttctCTCCCTACCGCCTAAGGCCCGTGGGCCGCCTCAAATTTGGGGCCTCCCCGGCCCAtcttcaaatatctttttttttctcaaAACTTACCAACATTCAAGCTATTCCCAAAAAAACATTCAAGCTTTCTATCACAAAAAAACATCAAACCAAACATTCATCATCAACAGGAAAAAAAAACATCAAGAAAAAAAGGCAAATTTTCTTCTGTAAAATGGCTTGCTGACGGGCACAGAAACCACAGGTGTAACAGTTCTCTTCCAAACCTCctctattttctttctttctttgtttgGACATGTAATTTTGTGTTCTTATCTTTTGGCACTACTGCTACATCAtgtgaaagaagaagaagaagaagaacaaaatcgCTGGCGAGCTCAATAGGCAGTCGCATTGCT
Proteins encoded:
- the LOC123099175 gene encoding DNA repair endonuclease UVH1, with the translated sequence MLPFEEQAVADLLEDPNGGLLVVSSGIPLASLAATLLHLHHQSTSSSGGGGGGCFLILSAPDALKDQIRRRLVESQLLQVHDVASDVPAAHRRALYSSGEGAALFLTPRVLAADLLTAHLLPSRVQALLLLAAHRSSDTSADAFIARLLRQHRLLPVYAFSDRPHAMVAGFAKAERTMKSLYIRRLHLWPRFHVLAAADLERSPPEVVDVRVPMTHPMVGIQAAILDAMDACLKELRRTYKVDVEDLTIDKGLFKSFDEIVRRQLDPIWHTLGKKTKQLVADLRTLRKLLDYLGRYDAVTYLKYLDTLRVSEGVRSVWMLAESSHKIFELAKRRVYQIVRPDGTRVSIAKGTPTKKRKVTPSSSKKGKETENEDSAPNKDDAQKVNAEASYLLEEVLEEAPKWKVLRELLQEIAEEQRKGDGVVHEDENNECGIVLVACKDERSCLQLQECISRSPQQVMREEWEKYLLGKAELFGLHKKKKKRSQQPKGFGILDGEFPTGSNENENAGPVSISKLETNALLAAASGISNLTKEADAKEDSVPSCGKKGSVKGKGKRVPKKTLTKRQASKRKNRSTTENDSCQGTDVEASGKTDEQSDINVSKVSAEDAPAPASTPDNAEDLIDAKMLPPVQFYALDSDQHVLDIWKPSVIIVYHPDMTFVREIEVYKAENPSKKLRVYFLFYEESSEVQKFESSIRRENEAFESLIRQKSLMMIPVDQSGRCIGPTPANEPEPLLSQNSLTRKAGGRKPTGKDMQVIVDMREFMSSLPNVLHQKGIRIIPVTLEVGDYVLSPLICVERKSIADLYQSFASGRLYNQVETMIRYYKIPVLLIEFSQDKSFSFQSASEVGDDVSPTNIISKLSLLVLHFPRLRIVWSRSLHATADIFMSLKSNQDEPDENKAMRVGVPSEDGVVEDDVRAENYNTSAIEFLRRLPGVTDSNYRAVMDGCNSLAELALLPVERLAELMGSQKGARTLKEFLDAKCPSMIS